In Geotalea uraniireducens, the genomic window CCCACTCAAACCACCGAGGAAGTCCGATGCAACGCATGATACAGATCGATTCGCCCTTCTTTCTCCGGGGGGAAGAGCTTCCCGACCCCGCCGACTGGCCGGCGATCTTCGGCAACGATCATCCCTTGGCCCTGGAAATCGGCTGCGGAATCGGCGATTTCATTGCCAGAACTGCCGCCGAACAGCCCGCGACCAATTTTATCGCTATCGATTTTTATAACAAGGGGTGCTACAAGACCGCCCGCCGACTCGAAAAACACGGGCTGACCAACGTCCGGGTATTGCGGGAGGAGGCCCGGCAGTTCATCGCCACCCGGATTCCGCGGGAATCGCTCAACGCGGTTTACATCAACTGCCCCGATCCCTGGCCCAAAAAACGGCACCGCAAGCGGCGGCTGGTCAATCGCCAGTTCGTCGAATTCCTGCGGGACTACCTGGTACCGGGGGGCGATTTCTATTTTGCCACCGATTTTGTCGATTACGGTCTCGACGTGGCCGACCTGATGCCAACGATCGCCGGCTTCGCCAATATCCTGGTGCCGGACCGCTACCGCCATGAGCTGGCCGGTTATCATCTTTCCAAGTATATGCTCAAGTTTATGGGCGAAGGGAAAAAGATCCATTTCGTCCATTACCGGAAAAATGACTGAAAGACGTGCCGTGAGCAACTATCTGACCGCCGATCTCCCCGGTACCGGCGGGGTGATCAAAGCGTTACCCGAGGATTTCCTGGTCGAGGAGGTTCCGCTCTACCTCCCGTGTGGCGAGGGGGAGCATACCTATGCCCTGATCGAGAAACGGGGAATGACGACCCTGGAGGCACTCCGCCGGCTTTGCCGCGCCCTCGGCGTGGCTGAACGGGATGCCGGCTATGCGGGGTTGAAGGATGCCCGGGGGATTACCCGGCAGACCGTCTCGCTCCCCCGGGTCGCTCCCGAGGCGGTGCGGGCCGTAGAGCTTCCCGGGCTGCGGGTGCTCGCCGCCGAACAGCATCGGAACAAGCTGAAACCGGGCCACCTGGCGGGCAACCGCTTCCGGATCAGGGTCCGGGAAGTCGGGGCCGGGGCGCTGTCGCGGGCCGAGGCGATCCTGGCGGTACTAGCCCGGCGCGGGGTTCCCAATCGTTTTGGCGAGCAGCGGTACGGTGTCCAGGGGACGACCCATCTGATCGGCCGGGCGCTCGTTGCCGGCGATTGGCGGCAGGCGGTTGAGCTGGTGATCGGCGATCCAGCGCTGGTCGAGGGGGATGGCTGGCGTGCGGCCATCGAAGCCTACCGGCGGGGCGACCTGACCGAAAGCCTGCGTCTCTTCCCCGGGCACTGCCGGGCCGAACGGGAAATCCTGCAACGGCTGACGAAGCGTCCCGATGCCTACGAGGCCGCCTTCAACGCCGTGCATCCGCGGCTCAAGAAGCTTTATCTCTCCGCCTGCCAGTCGTACCTGTTCGACCAGGTACTCGACCAGCGGCTACAGACCATCGATACCGTGGTTGCCGGCGATCTGGCCTGGAAGCACGATAACGGGGCCTGTTTCCTGGTAACCGATGCCACCGCCGAAGCCGGGCGGACCGCCCGGTTCGAAATCTCGCCCACCGGGCCTTTGTTCGGCTGCCGGATGACGTTGCCGGCAGAGGAGCCGCTCCGCCGCGAGGAGACGCTGCTGACGGCCGAGGGGCTGACCTTGGCAAGTTTCGACCTTCCCGGCTGGCGGCGGCTGGAAGGGGAGCGGCGGCCATTGCGGGTTCCGGTGGCCGGGGCGCTGGCCGGTATGGACGGGGAGGATCTGCTGCTGGAGTTTTCCCTGCCGAAAGGCAGTTATGCCACGGCGGTGCTGCGCGAGATTATCAAGGTTGAGTGAAAGGGGTTTAGCGGCGAAGCGGCAGGCCGGTTTTTCAGGTACAATTAGCTTGCCGAGGCGGTGCGCGTGATGATTACCGGCTGATTGCCGCTTTCAGGAGAAGGAGGTCCGTCCATGCAGCGGGAGCCTTACGACGTCAATCTGTTTCGACCACGCCGGGGGTACATGACCGGCGAGGTGCGGATTATCCTGGCAGTGCTCCTGGGCTGGGGGGCCGTAACCTTCGGCTTCCAGATTCTGCTGCGCCTTCTGGCCCGCAATCCGGCCGGCGAAGGATTTTTTACCGACTTCACATTCCTCAGTTTCCCCTGGCATTTCTGGTTTACCGCCCAGTTCCTCCCCCTCTGGTTCATCATTCTCTGCATCATGTTCAACGTATATATCGACCGGCATGCGGAGCACCACAGCCGCAAGCGGGAGCGCAGTCATGACTGACGCCGGGGTCAACTTCATTCCGCTGCTCATTGTCGCGGCAACCCTGGCCTCGTTTATCGTTTCGGGGGTACGAGCCCGCAGCCGGGAGGCGTCCGACTACGGTTTCGGCGGTCGTTATATCGGCCGGCTCGGCGGCGGCGCGGCCATTGCCAGCAACTGGATGAGCGCCGCCAGTTTCCTCGGTATGGGGGGGTTGCTCTACCTGCAGGGGTATTATGCCCTGGCCTATGTCATCGGCTGGACCGGCGGCTATGTCCTGCTGCTGGTACTGATGGCCAGCCAGATTCGCCGTTTCGGCAAGTATACCGCTCCCGACTTCGTCGGTGACCGTTATGCCTCGCCGGGGGCGCGGCTGGTTTCCGCCGCCATCTCGATCACCATCTCGGTCATTTACTGTACCGCCCAGTTCAAGGGGATCGGGATGCTCTTCGCCTGGCTGTTCGGTACCAGCTATCCGAACGGCGTGATCCTCGGTGCCGTCGTAGCCGTGTCGTACGTCATCATTTCCGGTATTCTCGGCGTTGCCCGCAACCAGCAGCTGCAGTACGCGGTGCTGATCGTCTCGTTCATCCTGCCGCTGATGTTGCTGGCGCATCGACTCGGCTATTTCTGGGCGCTCCCCCAGTTCGGTTACGGGGTGGCCATCGACGACCTGGCGCGGGAGTTCGGTATCGATTTCACCGCCCCGTTTGCTTCCGGCAGCCTTTTCGAGTGGCTGGCGCTCTGTTTCACCCTGATGGTCGGGACGGCCGGCCTTCCCCACGTCCTTTCCCGGTTCTATGTAGTTCCCAATAACCGCGATGCCCGCTGGAGCCTGGTCTGGGGGCTGTTTTTCATCGCCCTCATCTATTGGTCCGCTCCTGCCTATGCGGTCTTTGCCCGGCTGCTCGAGGCGCGCGGTGGCATGGTGCCGCCGCCGTACGCCGCGGAAAAGATGGCCGATATCATAGTGATCAAGACGGCGGTCATGGGGGGGCTTCCATCCTGGATGATCGGCATCCTGGCGGCGGGCGCCACCAGCGCTGCCTTCTTTACCGTCGCGGGGTTGCTCCTGACCGGGGCCGCCTCCCTTTCCCACGACATTTACTATCGGCTCATCAATCCCCGCGCCTCCGAAACCTCGAAGATGGCGATCGCCAAGGGGGCCGTCGTCGCCCTGGCGGCGGTGGTGCTGATTATTGCCCTTCACCCTCCGGGGCTAATTGCCGAGATTACAGCCGTGGCCTTTGCCCTGGCCGGCAACACGATTTTTCCCGCCTTCCTGCTCGGCATCTGGTGGGGGCGGGCGAATCGGCACGGGGTCATTACCGGGATGCTCACCGGGGTGCTGATTACCTTTGCCACCCCGCTGTTCGGCAAGTTTGTGCCCGTGGTGGCGGAGCTGTTTCCCCTGACCTCGTCCGCCTTTATCGGGGCGCCAATCGTGATTGGCATCATGATCGCCGTTTCGCTGCTGACCCCGCCGCCGCCGGAAGAGGTGCGGCGGTTCCTTGCCGAGCAGGTTCACGGCCACATGGAAGCGGAGTGAAAGGAGGGCTGAAGAGCCGATGTCGGTATTTTCCGAAGTGACGGACGACCATGTGCTGACGAGGCGGGGGGGCGGTGCGTTCCTTGCCCGCTTGCAGCGTAATTTGAACGAGTTGCTGGCTCACCTGCCGCCGGGTGCCGACGTCGCTACCCTCGACGTGGCGGCTGGCGAACTGGATGCGGAAATTGCCTTCGAGAAGGAGTTCGCGGCCGATTTTTCCCAGCGCCTGGCAACGCTCGATGCGGCGGCAGACCCGGCTGTGCTCGCTGCGACCATGGCTGGAGCGCGAGAGATCGTCGCTGCTTATTTCGCTCGCCGGCAGGCGGTTCTTCCCCTTTATCGCCATGGCACGATGCTGGTCGACCGGGCGACGACGGTGGCACTCCGCCTGGCCGGGCGCTGGCTGGCGGAGAGCGGCGTCGGCCCGCCCCCGCCGTCCTGGTGCTGGATGACGCTGGGCGCTGCCGGACGGGGCGAGGCGTCATTGACGGGCGAATATGACGCGTTACTGATTTATGCTGCCGAGGCCGGCGATGATGCCTCGTCTGTCGTGGGCTTCGCCGGCCGGGCCGTCAAGATTCTCGAACAGGCCGGCTTTGCCAGCCG contains:
- the trmB gene encoding tRNA (guanosine(46)-N7)-methyltransferase TrmB, which translates into the protein MQRMIQIDSPFFLRGEELPDPADWPAIFGNDHPLALEIGCGIGDFIARTAAEQPATNFIAIDFYNKGCYKTARRLEKHGLTNVRVLREEARQFIATRIPRESLNAVYINCPDPWPKKRHRKRRLVNRQFVEFLRDYLVPGGDFYFATDFVDYGLDVADLMPTIAGFANILVPDRYRHELAGYHLSKYMLKFMGEGKKIHFVHYRKND
- the truD gene encoding tRNA pseudouridine(13) synthase TruD, coding for MTERRAVSNYLTADLPGTGGVIKALPEDFLVEEVPLYLPCGEGEHTYALIEKRGMTTLEALRRLCRALGVAERDAGYAGLKDARGITRQTVSLPRVAPEAVRAVELPGLRVLAAEQHRNKLKPGHLAGNRFRIRVREVGAGALSRAEAILAVLARRGVPNRFGEQRYGVQGTTHLIGRALVAGDWRQAVELVIGDPALVEGDGWRAAIEAYRRGDLTESLRLFPGHCRAEREILQRLTKRPDAYEAAFNAVHPRLKKLYLSACQSYLFDQVLDQRLQTIDTVVAGDLAWKHDNGACFLVTDATAEAGRTARFEISPTGPLFGCRMTLPAEEPLRREETLLTAEGLTLASFDLPGWRRLEGERRPLRVPVAGALAGMDGEDLLLEFSLPKGSYATAVLREIIKVE
- a CDS encoding DUF4212 domain-containing protein; this translates as MQREPYDVNLFRPRRGYMTGEVRIILAVLLGWGAVTFGFQILLRLLARNPAGEGFFTDFTFLSFPWHFWFTAQFLPLWFIILCIMFNVYIDRHAEHHSRKRERSHD
- a CDS encoding VC_2705 family sodium/solute symporter is translated as MTDAGVNFIPLLIVAATLASFIVSGVRARSREASDYGFGGRYIGRLGGGAAIASNWMSAASFLGMGGLLYLQGYYALAYVIGWTGGYVLLLVLMASQIRRFGKYTAPDFVGDRYASPGARLVSAAISITISVIYCTAQFKGIGMLFAWLFGTSYPNGVILGAVVAVSYVIISGILGVARNQQLQYAVLIVSFILPLMLLAHRLGYFWALPQFGYGVAIDDLAREFGIDFTAPFASGSLFEWLALCFTLMVGTAGLPHVLSRFYVVPNNRDARWSLVWGLFFIALIYWSAPAYAVFARLLEARGGMVPPPYAAEKMADIIVIKTAVMGGLPSWMIGILAAGATSAAFFTVAGLLLTGAASLSHDIYYRLINPRASETSKMAIAKGAVVALAAVVLIIALHPPGLIAEITAVAFALAGNTIFPAFLLGIWWGRANRHGVITGMLTGVLITFATPLFGKFVPVVAELFPLTSSAFIGAPIVIGIMIAVSLLTPPPPEEVRRFLAEQVHGHMEAE